The Akkermansia muciniphila genome contains a region encoding:
- a CDS encoding MFS transporter yields MSNPASPPVRKTMVFVLLALFLGQFGSGVYDLIFSNFLRDAQHLDVEMRGFIELPRELPGILSLFVVSLLFMFNEVRVAGVACLLMFGGMYALAACSAGTSLWVLSAWILTVSLGQHVLMGMVDTIVIHTARPENRSLRLGQMKALGTAAALLGALCVWIKWKFNQSFAVDFFITGGVCLLAFVFLSRVKTPVFPQRRGWRQCFVFKRRYAVYYGLEILHGIRKQLYLTFGFWLMVSTLGQPPGYIGKTLLIAGVIGLGTQPLIGWSIKKYGERKVTIFDSMALSVLCLAYAFAPELLPLHWAVGVVTACFVLDNLLFALGMARSTYVARICEKPEDITPSIYTGLAINHVASIAYGVLGGVIWMNTGGPQAVFLIGGLATVGAGLVARHMEEPRRNGA; encoded by the coding sequence ATGAGTAATCCCGCTTCCCCGCCTGTCAGGAAGACGATGGTATTTGTGCTGCTGGCCCTCTTTCTGGGCCAGTTCGGGAGCGGCGTGTATGACCTCATTTTCAGCAACTTCCTCCGTGATGCCCAGCACCTGGATGTGGAGATGCGCGGGTTTATTGAACTCCCCCGGGAATTGCCCGGCATCCTGTCCCTGTTCGTGGTCAGCCTGCTGTTCATGTTCAATGAGGTGCGCGTGGCGGGGGTGGCGTGCCTGCTGATGTTCGGCGGCATGTACGCGCTGGCCGCGTGCAGCGCCGGAACCAGCCTGTGGGTGCTTTCCGCGTGGATCCTGACGGTGAGCCTGGGGCAGCATGTCCTGATGGGGATGGTTGACACCATCGTCATTCATACGGCGCGCCCGGAAAACCGCAGCCTGAGGCTGGGGCAGATGAAGGCGCTGGGGACGGCGGCCGCGCTGCTGGGCGCCTTGTGCGTCTGGATCAAGTGGAAATTCAACCAGTCCTTTGCCGTGGACTTCTTCATTACGGGCGGCGTTTGCCTGCTGGCGTTCGTGTTCCTGAGCCGTGTGAAAACGCCGGTCTTCCCGCAGCGGCGCGGATGGCGGCAGTGCTTCGTCTTCAAGCGCAGGTACGCCGTTTATTACGGGCTGGAAATCCTGCACGGCATTCGCAAGCAATTGTACCTGACCTTCGGCTTCTGGCTGATGGTCAGCACGCTGGGCCAGCCGCCCGGCTACATCGGAAAAACCCTGCTGATTGCCGGCGTCATCGGGCTGGGCACCCAGCCTCTCATCGGCTGGAGCATCAAGAAATACGGGGAGAGGAAGGTGACGATTTTCGACAGCATGGCGCTGTCCGTCCTGTGCCTGGCGTACGCGTTTGCCCCGGAGCTGCTGCCCCTGCACTGGGCCGTGGGGGTGGTGACCGCCTGTTTTGTGCTGGATAACCTGTTGTTTGCCCTGGGCATGGCCCGCAGCACTTACGTGGCCCGCATCTGCGAGAAGCCGGAGGACATCACCCCCAGCATCTATACCGGGCTGGCCATCAACCACGTGGCCTCCATCGCTTACGGCGTGCTGGGCGGCGTGATCTGGATGAATACGGGAGGGCCGCAGGCCGTGTTCCTGATCGGCGGCCTGGCTACCGTGGGGGCCGGGCTCGTGGCGCGGCACATGGAGGAGCCGCGGCGGAACGGGGCCTAA
- the mscL gene encoding large conductance mechanosensitive channel protein MscL, whose product MARFFNVKGFLEEFKAFALKGNVIDLAVAVVIGAAFNKIVSVFVSSIITPIIGYLTSGVNLAYLTLKLGDVELKYGELLQATIDFLIIAFSVFVAIKLIGTMRRKSEETPAAPAPKPDDVVLLEQIRDILQKQADSK is encoded by the coding sequence ATGGCCCGCTTTTTCAACGTCAAAGGATTTCTGGAGGAATTCAAGGCATTCGCCCTGAAAGGCAACGTGATTGACCTGGCCGTGGCGGTCGTCATCGGCGCCGCGTTCAACAAGATTGTTTCCGTCTTCGTCTCCAGCATCATCACCCCCATCATCGGGTACCTCACCTCCGGCGTAAACCTGGCCTACCTGACCTTGAAACTGGGGGATGTGGAACTGAAGTACGGGGAGCTGCTCCAGGCGACCATTGACTTCCTGATCATTGCCTTCTCCGTCTTCGTGGCCATCAAGCTGATCGGCACGATGAGGCGCAAGAGCGAAGAAACGCCCGCGGCCCCCGCGCCCAAGCCGGATGACGTCGTCCTGCTGGAACAAATCCGGGACATCCTGCAAAAACAGGCGGACTCCAAATAA
- a CDS encoding acetylornithine transaminase: MNTEEKLNQYVLHSYGRYPMAAVRGEGSRLWDSTGKCYLDFCAGIATCVLGHCHPAVTQALQKQAATLVHCSNLYQIPQQADLAEFIVTRCVERPGKVFFANSGAESNDGLIKVARRYGHRKPQPDGKPRFEVLTFNKSFHGRTLGSMSATGQDKIKIGFDPMLPGFRHLPFNDLETAREAIRPETVAFMLETIQGEGGVNCVTPEFLRGLAQLCKEHDLLLLMDEVQCGFGRCGDIMGWRAVAPDVEPDGISWAKALGGGFPIGGFWISDRAIDDQGTELASIMDPGSHGSTYGGNPLGTTVSLAVLREVVSQGLPERAQRLGAEIRAEIESWNLPVVQGVRGLGLLLGIGLNPEMVDAPEGKTVASVVVEALRQEGLLSVPAGPETVRLLPPLNVSEEEVQQALAIIRRVLKTYVK, encoded by the coding sequence ATGAACACAGAAGAAAAACTCAACCAGTACGTACTTCATTCCTATGGCCGTTATCCCATGGCTGCCGTCCGCGGGGAAGGTTCCCGCCTGTGGGACAGCACCGGGAAGTGCTATCTGGACTTCTGTGCCGGAATTGCCACCTGCGTGCTGGGGCACTGCCATCCCGCGGTAACGCAGGCCCTGCAGAAGCAGGCGGCCACGCTGGTGCACTGCTCCAACCTGTACCAGATTCCCCAGCAGGCGGATCTGGCGGAATTCATCGTGACCAGGTGCGTGGAGCGTCCGGGAAAAGTCTTTTTTGCCAACAGCGGGGCGGAATCCAATGACGGGTTGATCAAGGTGGCGCGCCGCTACGGGCACCGGAAGCCCCAGCCGGACGGCAAGCCCCGTTTTGAAGTGCTCACGTTCAACAAATCCTTCCACGGAAGAACGCTGGGCAGCATGTCCGCCACGGGGCAGGATAAAATCAAGATAGGCTTTGACCCCATGCTGCCAGGCTTTCGACACTTGCCTTTCAATGACCTGGAAACGGCCCGTGAAGCCATTCGCCCGGAAACCGTAGCCTTCATGCTGGAAACCATCCAGGGTGAAGGCGGCGTCAACTGCGTGACCCCGGAATTCCTGCGCGGGCTGGCACAGTTGTGCAAGGAGCATGATCTGCTTCTGCTGATGGATGAAGTGCAGTGCGGCTTTGGCCGCTGCGGCGACATCATGGGATGGCGCGCCGTTGCGCCTGACGTGGAGCCGGACGGCATTTCCTGGGCCAAGGCGCTGGGAGGAGGCTTCCCCATCGGCGGCTTCTGGATTTCCGACCGCGCCATTGACGACCAGGGCACGGAGCTTGCCTCCATCATGGACCCCGGTTCCCATGGTTCCACGTACGGCGGCAATCCGCTTGGCACTACCGTGAGCCTGGCCGTGCTGAGGGAAGTAGTCTCCCAGGGCCTCCCGGAACGGGCGCAGCGCCTGGGCGCGGAAATCCGCGCGGAAATAGAATCCTGGAACCTGCCCGTGGTTCAGGGCGTGCGCGGCTTGGGCCTTCTGCTGGGCATCGGCCTTAACCCGGAAATGGTGGATGCGCCGGAGGGCAAGACGGTTGCCTCCGTGGTGGTGGAAGCCCTGAGGCAGGAAGGCCTGCTTTCCGTTCCTGCTGGTCCTGAAACCGTGCGCCTCCTGCCTCCCCTGAACGTAAGTGAAGAAGAAGTCCAGCAGGCGCTTGCCATCATCAGGCGCGTGCTGAAGACATACGTTAAATAG
- the efp gene encoding elongation factor P has translation MAKVPVINLRKGHAVNHNNDVCVVVSMEHKCPPRMASYVQMSIRSISTKKVYNLRLTSNESLEGVNLAREEYEFSYIDGMGYHFMNPDTYEDITVSPEIVEPVKDYLMEGNIYILLFTDETVVSVELPAAITMEVAEAPEGVKGDSANNVYKSATMTTGLVVQVPLFIKPGEKISVKTEDGSYLGRVN, from the coding sequence ATGGCAAAAGTACCCGTAATCAATCTTCGCAAGGGACACGCGGTTAATCATAACAATGACGTTTGCGTCGTGGTCAGCATGGAGCACAAGTGCCCCCCCCGCATGGCTTCCTATGTGCAAATGAGCATCCGCAGCATTTCCACCAAGAAGGTGTACAACCTTCGCCTCACTTCCAATGAATCCCTGGAAGGCGTGAACCTCGCCCGTGAGGAATATGAGTTCAGCTACATTGACGGCATGGGCTACCACTTCATGAATCCCGATACGTATGAAGACATCACCGTGTCTCCGGAAATCGTGGAACCCGTGAAGGATTACCTGATGGAAGGCAATATCTACATCCTGCTTTTCACGGATGAAACGGTGGTCTCCGTGGAACTTCCCGCCGCCATCACCATGGAAGTGGCGGAAGCTCCGGAAGGCGTCAAGGGCGACAGCGCGAACAACGTTTACAAGTCCGCCACAATGACCACCGGCCTGGTGGTGCAGGTTCCTCTCTTCATCAAGCCCGGTGAAAAGATCTCCGTGAAAACGGAAGACGGTTCCTACCTGGGCCGCGTGAACTGA
- a CDS encoding alkaline phosphatase: protein MISPLRSLACVLLLAPSLLTAGEAQRFVLEHPYPVTEIREPDRNAPVTSVILMIGDGMGIHHLSAAWAANRGRLFIENCPVTGIAKTWCADKLVTDSAAAGTAMATGTKTLYKRVAVCPKGNKLDSLVDKAADMGKSTGVIATCELNDATPAAFCANNEQRSDSYGIIGDYPRSRADFIFGGGSKYFTQRPDGRDIFKEMEAQGYRIARTWEEAAALPPGKTLAVTAPGNLPPPSKRGDVLRQATLKALDALSRNSNGFFLMVEGSNIDKAAHSNKLEEMMEELLDFDRTAGAVLDWASRHPGTLVVITADHNTGAFALTGGNREKGEITARFGSGSHDGIAVPVYAFGAGSGAFTGIYENTDIFRKIMEAFKKGTPGPAAARQDS, encoded by the coding sequence ATGATTTCCCCGCTGCGCTCCCTGGCCTGTGTCCTGCTGCTTGCCCCGTCCCTGCTCACGGCGGGGGAGGCGCAGCGCTTCGTTCTGGAACATCCCTACCCCGTAACGGAAATACGCGAGCCGGACCGGAACGCCCCCGTCACCAGCGTCATCCTGATGATCGGGGACGGCATGGGCATCCATCACCTTTCCGCCGCCTGGGCGGCCAACCGGGGCCGCCTGTTCATTGAAAACTGCCCGGTCACGGGCATTGCCAAAACGTGGTGCGCGGATAAGCTGGTGACGGATTCCGCCGCTGCGGGAACCGCCATGGCCACGGGAACCAAGACGCTCTACAAGAGGGTGGCCGTATGCCCTAAGGGCAACAAGCTGGATTCCCTGGTGGACAAGGCGGCGGACATGGGCAAATCCACCGGAGTAATCGCCACCTGCGAGCTGAACGACGCCACTCCGGCCGCCTTCTGCGCCAACAATGAACAACGGTCGGATTCCTACGGCATCATCGGGGATTATCCCCGTTCCCGCGCCGACTTCATTTTTGGCGGCGGGAGCAAGTATTTCACGCAAAGACCGGACGGAAGGGACATTTTCAAGGAGATGGAGGCGCAGGGCTACCGGATCGCCCGCACCTGGGAGGAAGCCGCCGCGCTGCCGCCCGGAAAAACGCTGGCCGTCACGGCCCCCGGCAACCTGCCCCCTCCCTCCAAACGGGGAGACGTTCTGCGCCAGGCCACGCTGAAGGCGCTGGACGCCCTTTCCCGGAATTCCAACGGATTTTTCCTGATGGTGGAAGGCTCCAACATCGACAAGGCCGCGCACAGCAACAAGCTGGAGGAGATGATGGAGGAGCTCCTGGATTTTGACCGGACCGCCGGGGCCGTGCTGGACTGGGCTTCACGCCATCCCGGCACGCTGGTCGTCATCACGGCGGACCATAACACGGGCGCGTTCGCCCTCACGGGAGGCAACCGTGAGAAGGGGGAAATAACAGCCCGGTTCGGGTCCGGCAGCCATGACGGCATAGCCGTTCCGGTTTATGCCTTCGGCGCGGGAAGCGGGGCCTTCACGGGCATTTATGAAAATACGGACATCTTCCGCAAGATTATGGAAGCCTTTAAAAAAGGAACGCCCGGGCCCGCAGCCGCACGGCAGGACAGCTGA
- a CDS encoding beta-N-acetylhexosaminidase — protein sequence MAFCLSPFCWGAASAPVQETPHIIPLPAAMQVKTGEPGFSLKEGVKLPEGQPLSTQAERIFKDNGIKTSLVKSGADVAFTEDAALGREGYRVAVTPDSISIASGAPNGALYALQSLMQSIATDGNGDPALPSMDVKDRPRFAWRGLMMDSCRHMMPVRDIKKILDLMERYKFNTLHWHLTDDQGWRLPVAKYPRLTAVGGARVQSPVIGNRNKPDGTPYSGHYTADEIREVVQYAKDRGITVIPEVELPGHASAAIAAYPELGNTDIPGFAPKVQETWGIHPYTFAPTEKTFRFLEDVIDEVCHLFPDSPYIHIGGDEAPKDQWKQSAAAQQVMKENGLANENELQSYFIRRVEKMINKHGKRLIGWDEIQEGGLSPTATMMVWRSWMPNSARHALEQGNDVVMTPNSHLYFDYDQGPGKPSAPEYETINNDNLAWQRVYSLEPVPQGTPREREKQVLGCQANIWTEYIPNLPKWEYHVFPRALALAEVAWTPRELKNEKDFKNRMERELPFLDARRVNYKRPDNGAPAQPDAVITRERR from the coding sequence ATGGCTTTCTGCTTATCTCCGTTCTGCTGGGGCGCCGCATCCGCCCCGGTTCAGGAAACGCCCCACATCATTCCGCTGCCCGCGGCCATGCAGGTTAAAACCGGGGAACCCGGTTTCTCCCTGAAAGAAGGCGTCAAACTGCCGGAGGGGCAGCCCCTCTCCACCCAGGCGGAACGTATTTTCAAGGATAACGGCATCAAAACCTCGCTGGTTAAATCCGGCGCGGACGTCGCCTTTACGGAAGACGCGGCCCTGGGCAGGGAAGGTTACCGCGTTGCCGTAACGCCGGACTCCATTTCCATTGCCTCCGGAGCCCCGAACGGTGCCCTGTACGCTCTTCAAAGCCTCATGCAGAGCATCGCCACGGACGGGAACGGAGACCCCGCCCTTCCCAGCATGGACGTGAAGGACCGGCCCCGCTTTGCCTGGCGGGGCCTGATGATGGACAGCTGCCGCCACATGATGCCCGTGCGGGACATTAAAAAGATCCTGGACCTGATGGAGAGGTACAAATTCAACACCCTGCACTGGCACCTGACGGACGACCAGGGGTGGCGGCTTCCGGTTGCCAAGTATCCCCGGCTGACGGCTGTCGGCGGAGCCCGCGTGCAGTCCCCCGTCATCGGCAACCGCAACAAGCCGGACGGCACCCCCTACTCCGGTCATTATACCGCGGATGAAATCCGGGAGGTGGTTCAATATGCCAAGGACCGGGGCATCACCGTCATCCCGGAGGTGGAACTGCCGGGCCACGCCTCCGCCGCCATCGCTGCGTATCCGGAACTGGGCAACACGGACATTCCGGGCTTTGCTCCCAAAGTGCAGGAAACCTGGGGCATCCACCCCTACACGTTCGCCCCCACGGAAAAGACCTTCCGCTTTCTGGAAGACGTGATTGACGAAGTGTGCCACCTGTTCCCGGACAGTCCCTACATCCACATAGGCGGGGATGAAGCGCCCAAGGACCAGTGGAAGCAGTCCGCCGCGGCGCAGCAGGTCATGAAGGAAAACGGCCTTGCCAATGAAAACGAACTCCAGAGCTATTTCATCCGCCGCGTGGAAAAAATGATCAACAAGCACGGCAAGAGGCTCATCGGCTGGGATGAAATCCAGGAGGGCGGCCTCTCCCCCACCGCCACCATGATGGTTTGGCGCAGCTGGATGCCGAACAGCGCCCGGCACGCCCTGGAACAGGGCAACGACGTGGTGATGACGCCCAACAGCCATCTGTACTTTGACTATGACCAGGGCCCCGGCAAGCCGTCCGCCCCGGAATATGAAACCATCAACAATGACAACCTGGCCTGGCAGCGCGTGTACTCCCTGGAACCCGTCCCGCAGGGCACGCCCAGGGAACGGGAAAAACAGGTGCTGGGCTGCCAGGCGAACATCTGGACGGAATACATTCCCAACCTGCCGAAATGGGAATACCACGTCTTCCCCCGCGCCCTGGCGCTGGCGGAAGTGGCCTGGACGCCGCGGGAACTGAAGAACGAGAAGGATTTCAAAAACCGCATGGAACGCGAACTCCCGTTCCTGGACGCCCGGCGCGTCAACTACAAGCGCCCGGACAACGGGGCACCCGCGCAGCCGGATGCCGTCATTACCCGGGAACGCCGGTAA